The following coding sequences are from one Clostridioides difficile ATCC 9689 = DSM 1296 window:
- a CDS encoding phosphoribosylformylglycinamidine synthase encodes MLNTENKDSMVRRVLVEKREGFDLEAKALKKDLVESLHIDNIENLRILNRYDVEGISEEVYENAAKTIFSEPNLDVVYYEEIPKLNDERVFAIEFLPGQYDQRGDWAAQCVQIVNQGIRPAINTAKVYILSGKITDEEFSKIKDYCINPVDSREASLEKPETLKMETEIPTTVEVLDGFIDLDENGLKTFVSEKGLAMTLGDLQHVQKYFKDTEKRNPTITEIKVLDTYWSDHCRHTTFMTEIENVKIEDGKFNDIVKEAYQMYLNSRDNVYVNRHKDICLMDIATVAVKELKKNGKLNDLDESEEINACSINVDVEVDGKMEKYLVMFKNETHNHPTEIEPFGGAATCLGGAIRDPLSGRSYVYQAMRVTGSADPRTTLEDTLPGKLMQRKITTEAAHGYSSYGNQIGLTTGQVAEVYDENFVAKRMEIGAVIAAAPKENVVRERPEAGDVIVLLGGKTGRDGCGGATGSSKEHSEESILTCSAEVQKGDAPNERKIQRFFRNKEVAQMIKRCNDFGAGGVCVAIGEIADSLDINLDLVPKKYDGLDGTELAISESQERMAVAIKKENKDKFIQLAVEENLEATHVATVTDTGYLRMFWNGKAIVDINREFLDTNGVKQTTDVHVTKVDEENTFFSSNEIVKDVKCASMKDKFTKVLSDLNVCSQKGLVEMFDNTIGGNTVLMPFGGKYQATPTQGMVAKIPVLGGETNTSTIMTYGYNPKVGKWSPFHGALYAVVESVCKLVAIGGNYSTTRLTFQEYFEKLGNNPEKWGKPFSALLGAFYAQSKFEIPAIGGKDSMSGTFKDIEVPPTLVSFAVDTVDAKKVVSPEFKKADSKVVMLCVNKAENDVVDFEELKRNLDKVRELIHGNKVLSTYALGFAGVGEAISKMAFGNKIGFKFSEEAEKAFTDDKLFEASYGNIVLELANDDLSMLEGYNYVVLGSTVKEASIFIKGEELALDELYKAHCSTLEPIFPTKTEEVKSKIETISYISQGEAKKSSLSIATPRVFIPAFPGTNCEYDSARAFERAGANASIRVFKNLTYKDIEDSIDTIVNEIKSSQIIMLPGGFSAGDEPDGSGKFIATVFRNPRVQEAINEFLTQKDGLMLGICNGFQVLIKLGLVPYGEIRVPSESAPTLTYNNIGRHQAKIARTRISSNKSPWLAQTNVGDIHNIAISHGEGKFVASEDVMRELIANGQVATQYVDFNNEATYDIEFNPNGSFYAVEGITSADGRVFGKMGHSERIGEEVYKNIIGEKDQKIFESGVKYFR; translated from the coding sequence ATGTTGAATACTGAAAATAAAGACTCAATGGTTAGAAGAGTATTAGTTGAAAAAAGAGAAGGTTTTGACCTTGAGGCTAAAGCTTTAAAAAAAGACTTAGTAGAAAGTTTACACATAGATAATATAGAAAATTTAAGAATATTAAATAGATATGATGTAGAAGGAATATCAGAAGAAGTTTATGAAAATGCAGCAAAGACAATATTCTCTGAACCAAATTTAGATGTAGTATATTATGAAGAAATACCAAAATTAAATGATGAAAGAGTATTTGCAATAGAATTTCTTCCTGGTCAATACGACCAAAGAGGTGATTGGGCAGCTCAATGTGTACAAATTGTAAATCAAGGGATAAGACCTGCTATTAATACAGCAAAAGTTTATATATTATCAGGCAAAATAACTGATGAAGAGTTTTCTAAAATAAAAGATTACTGTATAAATCCAGTAGATAGTAGAGAAGCATCTTTAGAAAAACCAGAAACGTTAAAAATGGAAACTGAAATACCAACAACAGTTGAAGTATTAGATGGATTTATAGATTTAGATGAAAATGGATTAAAAACATTTGTAAGTGAAAAAGGATTAGCAATGACTTTAGGAGACTTACAACACGTTCAAAAATACTTTAAAGATACAGAAAAGAGAAATCCAACTATAACAGAAATAAAAGTATTAGATACTTATTGGTCTGATCATTGTAGACATACTACTTTTATGACTGAAATAGAAAATGTAAAGATAGAAGATGGTAAGTTTAATGATATAGTAAAAGAAGCGTATCAAATGTATCTTAACTCAAGAGACAATGTATATGTGAACAGACATAAAGATATATGTTTAATGGATATAGCCACTGTTGCAGTAAAAGAATTAAAGAAAAATGGGAAATTAAATGACCTAGATGAAAGTGAAGAAATAAATGCATGTAGTATAAACGTAGATGTTGAAGTTGATGGTAAGATGGAAAAATATCTAGTAATGTTTAAAAATGAAACTCACAACCATCCAACTGAAATAGAACCATTTGGTGGAGCAGCTACTTGTTTAGGAGGAGCTATAAGAGACCCATTATCAGGAAGAAGTTATGTTTATCAAGCAATGCGTGTTACAGGAAGTGCTGACCCAAGAACGACTTTAGAAGATACTTTACCTGGAAAACTTATGCAAAGAAAAATAACTACAGAAGCTGCTCATGGATATAGTTCATATGGTAACCAAATAGGTCTTACAACTGGGCAAGTTGCAGAAGTATATGATGAAAACTTTGTTGCAAAGAGAATGGAAATAGGTGCAGTTATAGCAGCAGCACCAAAAGAGAATGTAGTAAGAGAAAGACCTGAAGCAGGAGATGTAATCGTTCTTCTTGGAGGAAAAACAGGAAGAGATGGCTGTGGAGGAGCAACTGGTTCATCTAAAGAACATAGTGAAGAGTCAATCTTAACTTGTAGTGCAGAAGTTCAAAAAGGAGATGCTCCTAACGAAAGAAAAATACAAAGATTCTTTAGAAATAAAGAAGTTGCTCAAATGATAAAAAGATGTAATGATTTTGGAGCAGGTGGAGTTTGTGTTGCTATAGGAGAGATTGCTGATAGCTTAGATATAAACTTAGACTTAGTTCCTAAAAAATATGATGGACTTGATGGAACTGAGCTTGCAATTTCAGAGTCACAAGAGCGTATGGCAGTAGCCATAAAAAAAGAAAATAAAGATAAATTTATACAATTAGCAGTAGAAGAAAACTTAGAAGCTACACATGTAGCTACAGTAACAGATACAGGATATTTAAGAATGTTCTGGAATGGAAAAGCAATTGTAGATATAAATAGAGAGTTTTTAGATACAAACGGAGTAAAACAAACTACTGATGTTCATGTTACTAAAGTAGATGAAGAAAATACATTCTTTAGCTCTAATGAAATAGTAAAAGATGTTAAGTGTGCAAGTATGAAAGACAAGTTTACAAAAGTACTATCTGACCTTAATGTTTGTTCTCAAAAAGGATTAGTAGAGATGTTTGATAATACAATTGGTGGTAATACAGTCCTTATGCCATTTGGAGGAAAGTATCAAGCGACTCCAACACAAGGTATGGTTGCTAAGATACCAGTACTTGGAGGAGAAACTAATACTTCTACAATAATGACTTATGGATACAATCCAAAGGTAGGAAAATGGAGCCCATTCCATGGTGCCTTATATGCAGTAGTAGAATCTGTGTGTAAATTGGTTGCTATTGGAGGAAATTATAGTACAACAAGACTTACATTCCAAGAGTATTTTGAAAAACTTGGTAACAATCCAGAAAAATGGGGTAAACCATTCTCAGCACTTTTAGGAGCATTTTATGCACAAAGTAAATTTGAGATACCTGCTATAGGTGGAAAAGACAGTATGTCTGGTACATTTAAAGATATTGAAGTTCCACCAACATTAGTTTCATTTGCTGTTGACACAGTAGATGCGAAGAAAGTAGTATCTCCAGAATTTAAAAAAGCAGACTCAAAAGTAGTAATGTTATGTGTAAACAAGGCAGAAAATGATGTTGTAGATTTTGAGGAATTAAAGAGAAACTTAGATAAAGTAAGAGAACTTATACATGGAAATAAAGTTTTATCAACATATGCATTAGGATTTGCAGGTGTAGGTGAAGCAATAAGTAAAATGGCTTTTGGTAATAAAATAGGATTTAAGTTTAGTGAAGAGGCTGAAAAAGCATTTACAGATGATAAATTATTTGAGGCTAGTTATGGAAATATAGTACTTGAATTAGCAAATGATGATTTAAGTATGTTAGAAGGATACAATTATGTTGTGCTTGGAAGTACAGTTAAAGAAGCTAGTATATTTATCAAAGGTGAAGAACTTGCATTAGATGAATTATATAAAGCACATTGTAGTACTTTAGAGCCTATATTCCCAACTAAAACAGAAGAAGTAAAATCAAAGATAGAAACTATAAGTTATATATCACAAGGAGAAGCTAAAAAATCATCATTAAGTATAGCTACTCCAAGAGTATTTATACCAGCATTCCCTGGAACAAACTGTGAATATGACTCTGCAAGAGCATTTGAAAGAGCAGGAGCTAATGCAAGTATAAGAGTATTTAAGAATTTAACTTATAAAGACATAGAAGATTCTATAGATACAATAGTAAACGAAATAAAATCTTCTCAAATAATAATGTTACCAGGTGGATTTAGTGCTGGTGATGAGCCAGATGGTTCTGGTAAATTTATAGCTACTGTATTTAGAAATCCTAGAGTGCAAGAAGCTATAAATGAATTTTTAACTCAAAAAGATGGACTAATGTTAGGTATCTGTAATGGATTCCAAGTATTAATTAAATTAGGGTTAGTTCCATATGGAGAAATAAGAGTTCCAAGTGAAAGTGCTCCAACACTTACTTACAATAATATTGGTCGCCATCAAGCTAAGATTGCTAGAACTAGAATTTCATCTAATAAATCTCCTTGGTTAGCTCAAACTAATGTTGGAGATATTCATAATATAGCAATTTCTCATGGAGAAGGTAAGTTTGTTGCCAGTGAAGATGTTATGAGAGAATTAATTGCTAATGGACAAGTAGCAACTCAATATGTTGACTTTAATAATGAAGCTACTTATGATATTGAGTTTAATCCAAATGGTTCATTCTATGCTGTTGAAGGTATAACTAGTGCTGATGGTAGAGTGTTTGGTAAAATGGGACATTCTGAAAGAATTGGTGAGGAAGTATATAAGAATATTATAGGTGAAAAAGACCAAAAGATATTTGAATCTGGAGTTAAATATTTTAGATAA
- the rfbD gene encoding dTDP-4-dehydrorhamnose reductase → MKILITGSNGQLGKELVNQLEAINQSINQPKYVILATTRSDLDISNQTNVDNFILHNKPDVVVNCAAYTKVDACEDNIEIAYKINALGVRNLAIASEKVNAKLIHISTDYVFNGFSKYPYREDNKTEPNSVYGKSKLMGEKFVEQFSHKYFILRTAWLYGNGNNFVKTMIKLSLENKEVNVVNDQFGTPTSTVDLAKIIIRIMETEHYGVYHATCEGECSWYDFAKKIFKLKNIDIKVNPIKSNEFKCKAPRPLYSVLDNFMLKLIGLNSFRKWEESIEEYLERYDINEK, encoded by the coding sequence ATGAAAATATTAATAACAGGGTCTAATGGTCAATTAGGAAAAGAATTGGTTAACCAATTAGAAGCAATTAATCAAAGTATAAACCAACCAAAATATGTTATATTAGCTACAACAAGAAGTGATTTGGATATATCCAATCAGACTAATGTAGATAATTTTATTTTGCATAATAAACCTGATGTAGTTGTAAACTGTGCAGCATATACAAAGGTTGATGCATGTGAAGATAATATCGAAATTGCATACAAAATAAATGCTTTAGGAGTGAGAAATCTAGCAATAGCATCAGAAAAAGTTAATGCTAAGCTTATTCACATATCAACTGACTATGTATTCAATGGTTTTTCTAAATATCCATATAGGGAAGACAATAAAACTGAACCCAATTCTGTATATGGAAAAAGTAAACTTATGGGAGAAAAATTTGTTGAACAATTCTCACATAAGTACTTTATATTGAGAACAGCATGGTTATATGGTAATGGGAATAATTTTGTAAAGACCATGATAAAACTTTCTTTAGAAAATAAAGAGGTTAATGTGGTTAATGACCAGTTTGGAACTCCAACAAGTACAGTAGACTTAGCAAAAATTATAATAAGAATCATGGAAACAGAACATTATGGAGTTTATCATGCTACATGTGAAGGTGAGTGTAGTTGGTATGATTTTGCCAAAAAGATATTTAAACTAAAAAATATAGATATAAAAGTAAATCCAATTAAGAGTAACGAATTTAAATGTAAGGCTCCAAGACCACTATATTCTGTATTAGATAATTTTATGTTGAAGTTAATTGGTTTAAATTCTTTTAGAAAGTGGGAAGAATCCATTGAAGAATATTTAGAAAGATATGATATAAATGAAAAGTAA
- the rfbA gene encoding glucose-1-phosphate thymidylyltransferase RfbA, which translates to MKGIILAGGSGTRLYPITKCISKQTLPIYDKPMIYYPMSVLMLAGIQDILIISTPRDIKAFEELFGDGSSLGINITYAIQEKANGIAEAFIIGEEFIGNDRVSLVLGDNIFYGYGFSERLENAVKRKGATIFGYHVSNPNSFGVVEFDKDFNVLSIEEKPTVPKSNYAIPGLYFYDNDVVEIAKLVEPSDRGELEITSINSEYLKRGKLKVELLGRGMAWLDTGTHKGLLDASNYVEVVQTRQGLYIACLEEIAYTKGYISREQLMKLAKPLIKTEYGQYLLKLASEDM; encoded by the coding sequence ATGAAAGGAATTATTTTAGCAGGAGGGTCTGGTACAAGACTATATCCTATAACAAAATGTATATCAAAACAAACACTTCCAATATACGATAAACCAATGATATATTACCCTATGTCGGTTCTTATGTTGGCAGGGATACAAGATATATTAATAATATCTACACCAAGAGATATAAAAGCATTTGAAGAATTATTTGGAGATGGAAGTTCACTAGGGATTAACATAACATATGCAATTCAGGAGAAAGCAAATGGAATTGCAGAAGCGTTTATAATAGGAGAAGAATTTATAGGAAATGACAGAGTGTCTCTTGTATTAGGGGATAATATATTTTATGGATATGGATTTAGTGAAAGGTTGGAGAATGCAGTTAAAAGAAAAGGAGCAACTATATTTGGGTATCATGTAAGTAATCCAAATTCGTTTGGAGTTGTAGAATTTGATAAGGATTTTAATGTATTGTCAATAGAAGAAAAACCTACAGTTCCTAAATCTAATTATGCTATACCAGGATTATATTTTTATGATAATGATGTTGTAGAGATAGCAAAGCTAGTTGAACCGTCAGATAGAGGTGAATTAGAAATAACCTCTATAAACAGTGAATATCTAAAACGAGGAAAACTAAAAGTGGAACTTCTAGGAAGAGGTATGGCTTGGCTTGATACTGGTACACATAAAGGTCTATTAGATGCTTCTAATTATGTTGAAGTGGTTCAAACAAGACAGGGATTGTATATAGCATGTTTAGAAGAGATTGCATATACAAAAGGATATATAAGTAGAGAACAATTAATGAAACTAGCCAAGCCACTGATAAAAACTGAATATGGTCAATATCTATTAAAATTGGCTAGTGAAGATATGTAA
- the rfbC gene encoding dTDP-4-dehydrorhamnose 3,5-epimerase yields MGKINVIKTKIEGLYIVEPNVFYDERGYFMESYNKKDFIEQGLDMCFIQDNESSSRKGVLRGMHFQVKYPQGKLVRVTEGEVFDVAVDLRKDSQTFGKWEGVILSDKNKKQFYIPEGFAHGFLVLSEKAVFSYKCTNYYYPEFENGFIWNDKQISIEWPLKGIEEIFLSEKDKKQKSFKDICTRR; encoded by the coding sequence ATGGGAAAAATCAATGTTATAAAGACTAAAATAGAAGGATTATATATAGTCGAACCAAATGTATTTTATGATGAAAGAGGATATTTTATGGAAAGCTATAATAAAAAGGATTTTATAGAGCAGGGTCTTGATATGTGTTTTATTCAAGATAATGAGTCTAGCTCAAGAAAAGGCGTTTTAAGAGGAATGCATTTTCAGGTTAAATATCCTCAAGGAAAATTAGTCAGAGTTACAGAGGGAGAAGTTTTCGATGTTGCAGTTGATTTAAGGAAAGATTCACAAACATTTGGGAAATGGGAAGGTGTAATATTGTCTGATAAGAATAAAAAACAATTTTATATTCCAGAAGGGTTTGCACATGGATTTTTAGTTTTATCAGAAAAAGCAGTATTTAGTTACAAATGTACAAATTATTATTACCCAGAATTTGAGAATGGTTTTATATGGAATGATAAGCAAATATCTATTGAGTGGCCTTTAAAAGGAATTGAAGAAATATTTTTATCAGAAAAGGACAAAAAACAAAAAAGTTTTAAAGATATTTGTACAAGACGTTAA
- the rfbB gene encoding dTDP-glucose 4,6-dehydratase, translated as MKKILITGGAGFIGSNFIHYMLNKYVDYFIVNLDLLTYAGNLETLIEIQDNSNYKFVKGDISNREQVYKLFEEERFDIVVNFAAESHVDRSVENPDLFIKTNIIGTQVLLDASIKYGVKRYHQISTDEVYGDLPIDRKDLFFTEQSSINPSSPYSASKASADLLVNSYYRTYGLLTTISRCSNNYGPYHFPEKLIPLMILNALENKQLPVYGNGENVRDWLHVYDHCTAIDLIIHKGNIGEIYNIGGHNERSNLEVVKVILNLLGKSEELISYVNDRPGHDLRYAIDATKIENELGWKAKYDFDLGIKETVKWYIENESWWKAVLSV; from the coding sequence ATGAAAAAAATACTGATAACTGGAGGAGCAGGATTTATTGGGAGTAATTTTATACATTATATGCTTAACAAGTATGTAGATTATTTTATTGTTAACCTAGACTTGTTGACTTATGCTGGTAATTTAGAGACATTAATAGAAATACAAGACAATTCCAATTATAAATTTGTTAAAGGAGATATTTCAAATAGGGAGCAGGTGTATAAGCTATTTGAAGAAGAAAGGTTTGATATAGTTGTTAACTTTGCCGCTGAATCTCATGTAGATAGGTCAGTTGAGAATCCTGATTTATTTATTAAAACAAACATTATAGGAACACAAGTACTTTTAGATGCATCTATAAAATATGGAGTTAAAAGGTATCATCAAATATCTACAGACGAAGTGTATGGTGATTTACCAATTGATAGAAAGGATTTATTCTTTACAGAACAATCTTCTATCAATCCAAGTTCTCCATATTCAGCTTCTAAAGCATCAGCAGATTTATTGGTAAATTCTTATTATAGAACATATGGATTGTTAACAACTATATCTAGGTGTTCCAACAATTATGGGCCATATCATTTTCCTGAAAAATTGATTCCTCTTATGATTTTAAATGCTTTGGAAAACAAACAATTGCCAGTATATGGGAATGGGGAAAATGTAAGAGATTGGTTACATGTATATGACCATTGTACTGCTATAGACTTAATAATACATAAAGGAAATATAGGGGAGATTTACAATATAGGAGGTCATAATGAAAGAAGTAATCTAGAAGTAGTAAAAGTGATATTAAATCTTTTAGGTAAATCTGAAGAGTTAATATCCTATGTAAATGATAGACCTGGTCATGATTTAAGATATGCTATTGATGCAACTAAAATAGAGAATGAGTTAGGTTGGAAGGCAAAATATGACTTTGATTTGGGTATAAAAGAAACTGTTAAGTGGTATATAGAAAATGAATCTTGGTGGAAAGCTGTTTTATCAGTATAA
- a CDS encoding lytic transglycosylase domain-containing protein, giving the protein MNEISSLINILALTQLSGSNTTNQCNCTYNNSSGFDMIMMTLLKALSQNNQHTSNSYNLLSNSENLFNELDNVVNNTTSRFIDVDTKDKNVKLRIENAVDQASKKYNVDSNLIKAIIKVESDFNPNTVSSAGAKGLMQLMPENCRDLGVTDPFNIEQNIDAGTRHIKEYIDMFGGSIEMGLMAYNGGPGRMKSRGVESISDLYKMPKETQNYIPKVMKYYRG; this is encoded by the coding sequence TTGAATGAGATAAGTTCACTAATTAATATATTAGCATTGACTCAATTATCTGGTAGTAATACTACAAATCAATGTAATTGTACATATAATAATTCATCTGGATTTGATATGATTATGATGACCTTGTTAAAAGCATTATCACAAAATAATCAACATACTTCTAATAGCTACAATTTATTGTCTAATTCTGAGAATTTATTTAATGAACTTGATAATGTAGTAAATAATACCACTAGTAGATTTATAGATGTTGATACAAAAGATAAAAATGTAAAGTTGAGAATTGAAAATGCTGTAGATCAAGCATCAAAAAAATATAACGTAGATTCAAATCTTATAAAAGCAATAATTAAAGTTGAATCAGATTTTAATCCAAATACCGTTTCTTCTGCTGGTGCTAAGGGTCTTATGCAACTTATGCCAGAAAACTGCAGAGACTTAGGAGTTACAGACCCTTTTAATATAGAACAGAATATAGATGCTGGAACTAGACATATTAAGGAATACATTGATATGTTTGGAGGGAGCATAGAAATGGGATTGATGGCATATAATGGTGGTCCTGGAAGAATGAAAAGTAGAGGAGTAGAATCAATCTCTGACCTGTATAAAATGCCAAAAGAAACACAAAATTATATTCCTAAGGTTATGAAATATTATAGAGGGTAG
- a CDS encoding YaaR family protein, which yields MGINIDKLNISPSINMEVKKLKESNKFSDKLNSLKQSSSLEDIKRNLESVKKAGERLVLTQNYGDISIYKNAVKEYLKSVVDNMYSLDKNSSFWEHQYYKNVKIVDSKLEDMTSKLISEEKENIDIVSTVDMIQGLLIDMYR from the coding sequence ATGGGAATAAATATAGATAAGCTAAACATAAGTCCAAGTATAAATATGGAGGTTAAAAAACTAAAAGAGAGTAATAAATTTTCTGACAAATTAAACTCTTTAAAACAATCTTCTTCATTGGAAGATATAAAACGAAATTTGGAAAGTGTAAAAAAGGCAGGAGAAAGGCTTGTACTTACTCAAAACTATGGCGATATTAGTATATATAAAAATGCAGTAAAAGAATACCTAAAATCTGTTGTAGATAATATGTATTCACTTGATAAAAATAGTAGCTTTTGGGAGCATCAGTATTATAAGAATGTAAAGATTGTTGATAGTAAACTTGAGGATATGACTAGTAAGTTAATTAGTGAAGAAAAAGAAAACATAGATATTGTTTCTACTGTTGACATGATACAAGGCTTATTGATAGATATGTATAGATAA
- a CDS encoding FliM/FliN family flagellar motor switch protein, with the protein MNSKKEDIYELNFGQLIEEKSGVIEENQNVFNAKVNVAVSIGNTTETIKNILDLKEGSIIKLSKNVDEKLDIYANDRLFAYGESIITNERLSVRLSKIEDPDVN; encoded by the coding sequence ATGAATAGCAAAAAAGAGGATATATATGAATTGAATTTTGGGCAATTAATAGAAGAAAAATCTGGTGTTATAGAAGAAAATCAAAATGTTTTTAATGCAAAAGTAAATGTAGCTGTTTCTATAGGAAATACAACAGAAACAATAAAAAATATATTAGATTTAAAAGAAGGCTCTATAATAAAATTAAGTAAGAATGTGGATGAAAAATTAGATATATATGCAAACGATAGATTGTTTGCTTATGGAGAAAGCATTATTACAAATGAGAGGTTATCTGTAAGATTATCTAAAATAGAAGATCCAGATGTAAATTAG
- the flgM gene encoding flagellar biosynthesis anti-sigma factor FlgM: protein MDIKNVSSNIVVNNYLKNTSGIKKVEEVKKINKTDKIELSKFAKEMASVSNMSDENIRNKKVDEIKNALENGTYKIKPKEIAKKMIEDMRG, encoded by the coding sequence ATGGATATTAAAAATGTAAGTTCAAACATTGTAGTGAATAATTATTTAAAGAATACATCTGGTATAAAAAAAGTGGAAGAGGTTAAAAAAATTAATAAAACAGACAAGATAGAGTTATCTAAATTTGCAAAGGAAATGGCAAGTGTGTCAAATATGAGTGATGAGAATATTAGAAATAAAAAAGTCGATGAAATAAAAAATGCATTAGAAAATGGAACTTACAAAATAAAACCAAAAGAAATTGCGAAAAAAATGATAGAGGATATGCGAGGATAA
- a CDS encoding flagellar protein FlgN, protein MITDLKVIIYEEKNIISKMMELLKEQFDYIVEKDLENLNMLNPKLEDISRELASIEIKRRQLFGDDISMSEVVENSNDGYLKEIYTDLKHILALAKNQQESNDSLIKKELIFTKKMINFIKPADKKTTTYNSYGNIRK, encoded by the coding sequence ATGATTACAGACTTAAAAGTTATAATATATGAAGAAAAAAATATAATTAGTAAGATGATGGAATTATTAAAAGAACAATTTGATTATATAGTTGAAAAAGACTTAGAAAATTTAAATATGTTAAATCCTAAACTAGAAGATATTAGCAGGGAGCTTGCATCCATAGAAATAAAGAGAAGACAACTTTTTGGTGATGATATTTCAATGAGTGAAGTTGTTGAAAATAGTAATGATGGATACTTAAAAGAAATATATACAGACTTGAAACACATTCTTGCTTTAGCTAAAAATCAACAAGAATCAAATGATTCTCTAATAAAGAAAGAACTTATTTTTACGAAAAAAATGATTAATTTCATAAAACCAGCTGATAAGAAAACTACAACTTATAATTCTTATGGAAATATTAGAAAATAA
- the flgK gene encoding flagellar hook-associated protein FlgK — MAGLFSILNTANSGMNAHQKAIQTISHNISNLDTDGYSRQRTEFATNSPMYMPSLSNSIARGQLGTGVHVTDVTRARNSFYDYQFRAEAHKYGKTVSKYDYYNTIETILNEPSDYGISAGIDDFFKGWESLSKDINSDSKKSLVVENASNLATLISESYKKLDKLKEDIDSNIDTEIKQINDMLKSLEDLNKSIDIISGSGSTPNDLLDERDRILDNLSFKLDFENSDVKNMLADGKLELNELKNPDGTWKTGISGTLQGLFEMHGKIDTYKSDLKDVSDGLAKQINDVYNTSAGITVTDFFITSNVDGEDIIKINPAIKSNPNELKLTADEASKIAKLKDEKIDIGVAGGKVSTISDHYKAFAESIGLDSQKVNQDEANQRKIINNIDNSRMSVSGVSLDEEMTELIKIQRSYQASAKVMSTAVQLLDVVINGII, encoded by the coding sequence ATGGCAGGATTATTTTCCATTTTAAATACAGCTAATTCAGGAATGAATGCGCACCAAAAAGCAATACAGACAATTTCTCATAATATAAGTAATCTAGATACAGACGGTTATTCTAGGCAAAGGACCGAGTTTGCCACAAATAGTCCAATGTATATGCCTAGTTTGAGTAATTCAATTGCAAGAGGACAATTAGGGACTGGAGTACATGTAACGGATGTAACAAGAGCTAGAAATAGTTTTTATGATTACCAATTTAGGGCAGAAGCTCATAAGTATGGTAAGACAGTTTCAAAATATGATTATTACAATACTATAGAAACTATACTAAATGAACCATCAGACTATGGAATATCTGCAGGTATAGATGATTTTTTTAAAGGATGGGAGTCATTATCAAAGGATATAAATAGTGACAGTAAAAAAAGTCTAGTGGTAGAAAACGCATCTAATTTAGCAACTTTAATAAGTGAAAGTTATAAGAAGCTTGATAAGTTAAAAGAAGATATAGATTCTAATATAGACACTGAGATAAAACAAATAAATGACATGTTAAAAAGTCTTGAAGATTTAAATAAATCTATTGATATTATATCTGGTTCTGGCTCTACACCAAATGATTTACTTGATGAAAGAGATAGAATTTTAGATAACTTGAGTTTTAAACTAGACTTTGAAAATAGTGATGTTAAAAATATGCTTGCAGATGGTAAATTAGAACTTAATGAATTAAAAAATCCAGATGGAACTTGGAAAACAGGTATATCAGGGACCTTACAAGGCTTGTTTGAAATGCATGGTAAGATTGATACATATAAAAGCGATTTAAAAGATGTATCTGATGGATTAGCTAAACAGATAAATGATGTTTATAATACGTCTGCAGGAATAACAGTAACAGATTTTTTTATAACTTCAAATGTAGATGGTGAAGATATTATAAAGATAAATCCAGCTATAAAGAGTAACCCAAATGAATTAAAGCTTACTGCTGATGAAGCTTCAAAAATTGCTAAGTTAAAGGATGAAAAAATAGATATTGGGGTGGCTGGTGGAAAAGTAAGTACAATAAGTGACCACTATAAAGCCTTTGCAGAATCAATCGGTTTAGATTCTCAAAAAGTAAATCAAGATGAAGCAAATCAACGTAAAATTATAAATAATATTGATAACTCAAGAATGAGTGTTTCAGGTGTATCTTTGGATGAAGAAATGACAGAGCTTATAAAAATACAACGTTCATATCAAGCTAGTGCAAAAGTTATGTCAACAGCTGTGCAACTACTGGATGTTGTAATAAATGGAATAATTTAA